Proteins from a genomic interval of Spirochaetota bacterium:
- a CDS encoding AMP-binding protein has translation MYEKKPWLKFYGDVPHTLDYPKVTMYEALMKTVERKPNAIAWDFMGYTATYKEFAQLIDQCAQGLHALGLKEGDTITISMPTTPQGIICFYAVNKIGAVASMIHPLSPPKEIEFYLNISNSKFALTIDAFYGAFKEIMDKTPCKTLILTKISDFLPALKAFGFYITKGRKIPKVPKDPRVVWWTDMMKKTSSVPKSNMKTDDMAVILYSGGTTGMPKGIMLSNMNFISEGMQVAAWGKMSEDDSILAILPIFHGFGLGVCVNAFFMGGGKSILVPQFDPVIVAKLIKQKKPNFLIGVPTLFEALSKNKVFGSADLSCIKAAFSGADTLPRVVKEEFEKVVARQGGNVKLREGYGLTEAVTAIMAMPMNEYREGSIGIPFPDMMAKIVKQGTTEEAPCGEEGEICIAGPAVMLGYLNQPEETAKTLQKHDDGMVWLHTGDIGTMDEDGFFYFKLRLKRMIKSSGFNVYPSQVEDVLRKHPAVDQACVIGVPDKSQVERVKAFIVVKPEYKDKIGNALAEELIGHCREHLIKWSCPREIEFRDELPKTKVGKIAFNVLEEEEKEKLRSRGEYAG, from the coding sequence ATGTACGAAAAAAAGCCATGGCTGAAGTTTTATGGAGATGTGCCTCATACATTAGATTATCCTAAGGTTACCATGTATGAAGCCTTAATGAAAACAGTAGAACGAAAACCCAACGCTATAGCATGGGACTTTATGGGGTATACTGCAACATATAAAGAATTTGCTCAGCTTATTGATCAGTGTGCTCAAGGTCTGCATGCATTAGGGCTTAAAGAGGGTGATACAATTACTATTTCTATGCCAACAACACCACAGGGGATTATATGCTTTTATGCTGTTAATAAGATTGGGGCAGTGGCAAGCATGATTCACCCGCTATCGCCCCCAAAAGAAATTGAATTTTACCTGAATATAAGCAATAGTAAATTTGCACTTACTATTGATGCATTTTATGGTGCTTTTAAAGAAATAATGGATAAAACGCCATGCAAAACGCTTATCTTGACTAAAATTTCAGATTTTTTGCCGGCTCTTAAAGCATTTGGATTTTACATCACTAAAGGAAGAAAGATTCCAAAAGTGCCCAAAGACCCGCGTGTGGTATGGTGGACCGACATGATGAAAAAGACAAGCTCTGTCCCCAAATCCAACATGAAAACTGATGATATGGCAGTTATTTTATACAGTGGCGGAACAACAGGTATGCCAAAAGGTATTATGTTATCAAATATGAATTTTATCAGCGAGGGTATGCAGGTTGCAGCATGGGGCAAGATGAGTGAAGACGATAGTATACTTGCTATTTTGCCTATATTTCATGGTTTTGGGCTTGGAGTATGTGTCAATGCTTTCTTTATGGGTGGTGGCAAAAGCATACTGGTGCCGCAGTTTGATCCTGTTATTGTTGCAAAACTTATAAAACAGAAAAAACCAAATTTTCTTATTGGTGTTCCTACTTTGTTTGAAGCTTTAAGTAAAAACAAAGTGTTTGGCTCAGCAGACCTTTCATGTATCAAGGCTGCATTCAGTGGGGCCGATACATTGCCGCGTGTAGTAAAAGAGGAGTTTGAAAAGGTAGTAGCGCGGCAGGGTGGTAATGTAAAATTGCGCGAAGGATATGGATTGACCGAAGCTGTTACAGCAATTATGGCAATGCCCATGAATGAATACCGTGAAGGCAGTATTGGCATACCCTTCCCAGATATGATGGCAAAAATAGTAAAACAGGGAACAACTGAAGAAGCGCCGTGTGGTGAAGAAGGTGAAATATGTATTGCGGGGCCTGCTGTGATGCTTGGGTATCTTAATCAGCCAGAAGAGACTGCAAAAACACTGCAGAAACATGATGATGGAATGGTGTGGCTTCATACCGGTGATATCGGGACAATGGATGAGGATGGATTTTTCTATTTCAAATTGCGCTTAAAGAGGATGATAAAATCTTCTGGATTCAATGTGTATCCGTCGCAAGTGGAGGATGTATTGCGGAAACACCCGGCGGTAGACCAGGCGTGTGTCATTGGAGTACCGGATAAATCCCAGGTTGAAAGGGTGAAAGCATTTATAGTGGTTAAACCGGAGTATAAGGATAAAATTGGCAATGCTCTTGCAGAAGAATTAATTGGACATTGCAGAGAACATCTGATAAAATGGAGTTGCCCACGGGAAATTGAGTTTAGGGATGAGTTGCCAAAGACTAAAGTAGGGAAAATAGCATTCAATGTGCTTGAAGAAGAAGAAAAGGAAAAATTACGCAGCCGTGGAGAATATGCAGGATAA